A stretch of DNA from Cryptomeria japonica chromosome 4, Sugi_1.0, whole genome shotgun sequence:
tagagagtatattgcaaggataaggcgtgaaaatccccctttatttcccctattgcagttgaccatggaatacattcacactatgaggcagcgagagatacactcttggaggtggaaaagtggattgagagtgcaagaaagcaggcagatgatttccttactcagtttgtccatgcatatgataggacaaccgGGCTCGTGTTTAGAATccaatatttggagggagtttgggaagaattttgacatattcaagagaagactattccacgcctccaggcTTGAAGAAGATTCCTcgttccaccttggtcagcgagaacattgtgcacagtagagacagatacgatttccatggctggtattgttcattagccatgaagaaatcaacttatgagaacgcccagtcgaGCTGTATGGAGATGGAGTGATTGATTCAAAaaattcagatgaagatccttgcctcgattgaggaattattgggtgttgatgttagtgatgcaaGTGGTTTACAcatagccgaattaagagacaagatgaagtttatgtatttttgccaattggactctttgaagaagagtcagatgaaTGACTTGGTCTCTCTGTTGATTCATgctcatagttcgcagaagcttatgccagattgggagaacactttggatgcttgttcggattcattggacgtgattgatttacagcaggataccttgcctaccATTTCCATGGaagagttagattcagtattggctagattcttggagtatgctaggagagagaaagagagagagagagagatgcggggaggaatcttctagaagattccctatttgatgattaggtatcttttcattgggccatatgttggtggtaccattttttatgtaaaccctaattagggcaattctagggttttgttggcatgatcttggccattgatcttggatcaatcttggccatccattttgtaagagactctatatatacctccttgtctctcatttgtaaaagagagtttttgtagaattgttggtatatgttgcagctatttgaatcataatcattgttcaattgttgctgattttgctcttcaagtgttgtatttgcattcatggttctcaattcctccaagttagattagaaagttcaattagaatttatttttcatgtatgttagattgagtgaaagatttgttgaatatattttgtGGAATCCTTAGTCcgtaccactagcctcttgccaatggtaagtgcgccttgtgtggtcaactggaaatttaagtaagcttaacttcaactattacgcatcccttgacaagcatcaacttggatggtgtcaacctttgatggtgatagtctgaaaatccttaagtataccttagacgattgcactaagcttgtgtcaatacctgtttgtgagaccttgcctagtttgattccactagatctgttcatcatttcctacattcttaggcttagaatagatttcctgaaccctattccttttgcccattttttagtaagaagtaaatccagagccatattgataaatcctAAGTTGTCAGTTCACCTATTCCGCATCATCATAATTGAAgaagataatccaaacatttgcgtaagtccccaagtgaacacagcaattcacatcgaccattgagttacccacagatcaagacctaacatgtagaaaccttggaatcattttagttgatctcattcttagcatctaaggtgattttgttcaagagagggtaaattaccttggtaatTTATTCTGAGATGTTAtctgcataaaacacacatcaacaagtcCCAATAGAACCCATAGCTAACTTTTTGTCAGATTAATATATTAATTCATATGAAAGATTACAGCATTAAATCCCAGATTTCCAAAAAGCCCAAAGGGCCTAAAGACAAACAATATGAAACTATAACCCTGAGTATGCACAGAAAAGGAAAACCAACTCCAAAGCCCTCAAAAACTTTCTGGGGTCGGATTGGACATAGAGTTTTACTTAGAAACATTAATCCTTATGAAACCTCATCAagctttcaaaaatattttcaaagtttaaagctACAGAAATGAAAGCATAGCAGAATTTTTATGAAAGTTTTTATTTTAGTAGAGAAATTTAAAAAACCAACTAAGGGCTTTGAGACGGCCTCAAAAGGAAAAAACCCCAGCCTAAAACACCTATCTGGTTAAGAATCTTCTTCTAGCATTGATGGAGGCTTTGGAGCTTGGCCTCTTCCAGAACCTCTACTCGAAGGAAGACCCCTTCCCCGACCAGAATTACGACCTGAGCCTCTGCAACCACCTCACCTGCTCTATTCTGCTTGGGGTTCCTCCGCTTCTATTTTTAAAGGCAAGACACCATTAAGTCTGGCAAATTCTAGAAGCTCTTCCCCCTTGCCCAAATCTTCCGGATTTTCCCCCAAAAAACGCCATTTCAGGAATCTGAGGCGCATGCCTACACAGGATCTATGCTTTTGAAGGTCCTTGCCAGTAAGGTCAAGCAGAAAAGGGTAGAATTTGATTAGCTCGTCGGGAACGTTGAAAAGGAATTCTCTCGCTCGGCCGAGGAGCCCCGGAATCATGTCGCGCCTTGTTAAGAACCTCTTGCAATTCAAGTAGGATGTCATTAGGAAATAGCCTTTTGGTGAGGGTCCAGACTGCTTGTTTGTCAAGCTTTAGATCCATGAGGGAGGCGACAAACCGAGATGAGATGCTGGTGTTGTCGCGAGGATATTCATCCCTGCTAATATGCCCACTGCCAAGGATGAGCTTAATGGCCAGGATAACCGTTGGCTCAAGGAATAGGAGGAGCCTCTTCAGCCTTAGGTCCATGATTTTCCTGAAGGAGACTTGACAGGTGGAGGCCAAGAGAGAAATGGGAGTGTCCGCACCAAAACATGAGATTGGTCTAGGGTAGACACTCGTAATAAATCCAAACGGCTCCTCACCAGACATAGCTTCAAGAATCTGTAGctccttgattttctttgtgtgCAATCGCAGAGATAAACTAGTTGATAATCGAGGGTCTATAGCAACTTAACCTGTTTTGTATGCGATTGCAGAGATAAACTAGTTGATAAACTTGCAGAGGAAGCTGAATAAAGGCTAGAAGGCACTTtcttcgacatgcattaatgagaaatgtcTTGCAATGAATTCGCCTGCAAAGGTGGCGAAGGATATCTGTCTCTAATCATGCCAAATCTCCCGGCTAAAGAGTTAATCTCTATCCCAAAAGCAAATTATCTAAATtatctatataaaaaataaatataaaaaagcaACCGTACCTTAAAAAAATTATCTAACTATTTAATGGTGGAAAGATAGTAGCAGTTTGTAATAGCATTTTATAAAATAGGGAGTGGACCCAAATAGAACCCACAGCTAAATTATctttaaaaacaataaaattaaGAAAAGCGGCCATACCTAGGGTGTCTAAAGGTGtactatataatttattaatttgtaatgtaaaatgatcaaaatattctTAGTTTATCACAAATGGCTTTCACCACAAAACagcaaagaagaaaataaatactTGAAAACATAAGAGGAACACATACAGTGACCATTCTTTGTAATACAAATAATGGGAAAAAGCCACACATATTATCAGGCTGCCAAGGTTTTCTGAGTAGAGAATCTCAATAAATATCATTACAAGGAAATGAAGCTTGCCTTGAGTTGATCATCTTCCAGCACATTCATTAGTCATGGAATTGGCTTCAAACCAGCAAGGTCTGATGAGCTCCCGACACCGGCAGCATCTGATAAGAAGAGTAGAAATGGCCCTGAAGCCCTGCACACAGCAACAATTGGCAACATTTGATCAGTAACATCTACCCACAACCATGGGGCTTGGTCAATATAAGATTTATCACTGTAAAGGGAAAGAAAATGGTTAAGAAGTAGACAACCGTGTGGATGACCTGCTCTTGATCAAACCTACAGTATGTGTAAGGGTCTCTTTATAACTCCCTAATTGCAGAAAAGCACAGTCAATATTTGGATGACCCAGTAACTGGCCACAACtaaaaatgattaattaaaatagaaaatattaaCCAACAAAATTTACAATTTATTATAACATTAAAAAAACAAGTCACTGACATGGTTTTAAGTATGTTATATTCTCAAGGTAGTGACATGGGCAGTATCACCTGTCTTAGACTTTAGAATTAATGCCTCAGAACAATGTAAATCTATCATAATGCAGACAAAGTTTTACACAAGATTATTACCTATAATATAAGAATTCCATTTCATTGACATTAAACTCTTTAAGTAAAAATGAACTGACTATAAGCCGATAATTTATAGTGCTAATAAACAAATTAGATTCACAATCTGAGCACAAAGGAATTCACTAAAATGCTAAGTTAAAATTAGAACATGCAACTCGTAATTAAAATACAACCATTAAATTTTTAAAAACCAAAGGCTGGCTCTCAGCTAATAGATCATGCTAGTCAAACTAAATTGGGTTCCAAACCATTAGAATTGAATACATTAGATAATCAGTAAATCCCAAACAAGATAACAACTCATACACTATTGTAATTAAGTGTTCACTTTACAAGCCAAAGTTAGACTGCATAGTCTATGATTAAATAGTTCCTGCAAAGGCTAATGTTTCAGTACACTTGAGCAAGAGGCACCCAAGGCCAGTTCATTGGAAAGAGGTAAGCCCAGTGATGAGTCTCATAACAATAATCATTATACTATGTTGCTGGTTCGGGTACACATACAGGTATGCTGGTACGGCaaaaaaattgtgtgtgtgtggggggggggagGGTGGGTGGTGAAGTGTGTGTTGCACATGTGTGAGCATGTAAATACATTTGATAGTATAattacttcatcattgatcaatggtAGTGGTAGTTCAAATTTTCAATATTATATcttatatcatatatcatataagTCTACGACAACTAAAACGAAAATCATTACAATTACAGaattcaaaaattaaaacaaatataacAAAAAAATTGTATAATCGTCTTCAACCTTCATCAATCATCAAGAGGATCTAGATCATGGTCATCATTTGGTTCAACATCATATGAACCACAAGTAAATGCAATGCCACTCCCACAAGGTGCATCATGTGTAAGAgtctcgtcatcatcatcatcatcatcatcatcatctatagtgACTCTAACAAACTCTACAATAGATGCATCCAAGTTGGTACACTCAGGGGCTACGTCCAAATGCTTCGTTGCCCCTTCCTTGTAATGATCTTGCTTATATGCTAGACAATGCAAGTTGGAATGGACATAAACCAAGTCTTCTTCTCCTTTTGCAGCCAACCAATCATGCTTCACTGGGCTGATAAAGGAGTATATGCCCCAATTCCATTCAGCCAAAGAATGGTTTGCAACCCATTGAAATTGTAGAGAAAACCACCacaacataaaaaataaattaaagaatggtaagtactaaagtctacaatacaaatgtcgaaaaataaaaaatacttgtgATAGAATCTTGATTGCAAGAGGCTAGAGGAACAAATAATCTTGCCCATGGAGGTACCACCATTTATGAGCATCTTCTTTGTATTGGTCTTGAAGAACACAAATACTATGATCTCGTATTGAGATGAACTTGTCAAACTCTTTCCTAACATTATCCACCACTTCTACATCTGAGAAGAGTCTTTGAATGCCTGTTGCAGTGGATTTGGTCACGCCCTTTCTAAATTTCATTTACCCATTAAGTGAAAAGGTTTAAGTCCCTAGCAGTCTTACCGAGTCTTTCCACGCCTCTAAAAATCCACTAAGTCTTGTCAAATTAGGAAACATTTAAAGTCTTTTACAAAATTTCAGCCTTTAAGGGTGATTCTGAAACTGTCATTGGGCCCGACAGGGTTTTTATAACCCATTCAGTACCTAACAAAGTCTTTAGCATTCACTTTTGTCCACCCCAAAAGTATTTCCCTTAAAAAACTGTTTAGAGTCTCTCTTATGTTGGATCGTGCTTTGGTTTCCAAAATGTCCCTTTTTCAAAGTCTTTAGAAGTGTGGACTTCAATTCTTTTGCTAGCAGCTTGAAGACTTAGTTTCAAAACCATTGTTGGAACCCGACAAGGTTTTCACAACCTTGTCAAAGTCTAATCCCTAATTCAATACTTTCATGAAACTTCTGCCTTTCAAAAGGAAAGATGTTTGTTGAAGAAAGTGAGTTTCGAAACTCTTTGTGAAGCCCGACAAGGTTTTCACAACCTTGTCGGAGCCCAACATCAAACTCACAACCATGCTTCATAAGTAAAAGATTGCAAAGTCTtgtcaaagagaaagaagaaaagaaagcaaGGAGGGGATAATATAAGGTTCTGAAACCTCTGTAGAGCCCCAACATGGTTTCAACAACCTCTCAAAAGGTCATTTCTCTTTATTTCAAACTCTGTTTTCAACGCTACGCCAAAAGAGGCCACCTACCTAGCATTGAATGTTGTCAGAGCCAAAAGGAAAATTAATGCTAAGGCATTATAAAGGAAAGGTAACTCAAAGCAAGTCATTTTACAGGTGTTTGAGTAATAATTTTGCAGAGGGTTTGAGAACAAAGAACAGAACTACAAAACAGAAGAAATTGGCCATGCCAGCACAAGATTTCACACAAAGGGTACTCAAATAGCAGCAAACTAGTAAGTTATAGTTCTCCCAGCTCTGTAGTCACGGTCTTTGTTCAAAATGAACATTTTTCACACAAATTCAACGGTGAAAGTTGTGCTCCCCTACCATCACTCTGCCAATTTTTTCCCAAGGCAcaattttgagctaaaattcaaTCAAAATGAAGTACTAATATCTTGGCTATGAACACCTATCAGGCCTAACAATACATTGCCAAAAACTGGCTAGACTAGGGCACGTAAACTTGGCTGAATTCTGGGAGAGGCTGAATAGGGAAAACAAAACTCCCATCACTCAAAGGATGGTTGAGAGTGGTCTAATACAAGCGGTTCATTTCCCAGTAGCTGTGCAAAGCCCAGACCTATTATTGGAATGCATAAATCATTATGACCCTGATACTACACAGATTAGGACCAATGATAACGATTCACTCATCACCCTTGATAGGGAAACTGTCTATGGATGTTTCCGCCTTCCAGAAAGAGTTGTAGAGCAGCTATCTGATTACATTGCCGACAAGCTCACAAACCTCAAGTTGCGGATTTGGATGCTACGGCTGTGGGAGTAGATTGTCCACGAGCTCACAAACCCCAATTTGTGAATTTTGGGTGCTATAGCTATGGAGGCTAGTAAAGGAAGTAGGTGGGAATGATAGTAGGGAGGTCCATGATGCAATGAAGAAGATTTTGCTTGATATTTGTCAGTCATTAGACTCAAAAAAGTCTTTGGCATAGCTCAATCTCTGTCATGTGTGTCAATGCTTCCAGTGCTGATTGGTACATACATGCTCTATGAGGATATAGACACTCTTCAAGATTTGGCTAAAGTGCATGTGGATTGCATCGTTGATCACCTTCACACTTTTGAAGAGCCATATCAAGCTCTTTAAATGTCTGGAGATGCTGGACAATGTCCTTCCTTTTGATCTTATGATGACCAATGCTGAGTGTTGTGAGGAGGGCGCAACCAAATAAGGCCAAAGTGTTAAATAATGTTTTCACAGGTGGCAGTGTTGGCTAAGTTAAAATTAAGCTCCTTTCATTCTATTTGCTGTTTTTCCAGTCTGTGTGATGGAAGGTAATGGAGGAAGAATTTTTTTTGGCCGGTTTCAGACATCAGATGAGGGCACAACCAAATAAAGCCGAAGTGTTAAATAATGTTTTCACAGGTGGCAGTGTTGGATAAGTTAAAATTAAGCTCCTTTCATTCTATTTGCTGTTATTCCAGTCTGTATGATGGAAGGTAATGGAGGAAGAATTTTATTTTGCCAGTTTCAGACATTAGATGATTTTATGGTCATATTACCCACTTATACTTGTAAAAACACAACAGGCTATGTGGGTTTAAAATCCTTCTTCCTTTGTAATTGCATGGTGATAAAGGTACGATAATCTACTTTTACTATGGATTGGACCCAGTGATCTTCACATTGCCGACATTCAGGCTTTTGTGCTCTTTTTTTCGCAGCCCCTGGATGCCTAACTAAGGTcctataagatatatatatatatatatatgtataccaaTTTTAACAAGTTCGTAACTCCAGCAGACATCTGGTGTAACAATTATTGAAAGCTTTGAGGTATGAACAATCTTTAACAATTCTTAAGAATGAAATTCAAAGAAATATATTCCACTTGTCAGGTGCAAATTTCAGTGGCAATAGTAAGCCAACTTAAGAAACTAGGAGAAAAAACTCAAGAATCCCAAGGTGTGTCAGCCCGAGCAAGGCCAGTTTTCAACTTTGATGGCTTGGCACTTGATAACAGAGAAAAAGTACCTACAAGTTGCTCGTTTGTATCTCTGCCCCTCACTCGTATATGTAACCGGTTGTCAGGTGCAAGTCTTAGTGGCAACAGTAAGCCAACTTTAAGACACTAGGAGAGTATCACAAAAACTCAAGAGTCTCAAGGTATGTCAGTGCCCAAGTCGAGCTGACTCTACTTAGATGTGTTAGAACTTAGAAACTGATAAAAGGGAAAAAGTACCTAAAAGCTGCACATTTGTGTCTCTTTTCCTCATTCTAACATCTAGATTCCTGTTCTCCAGCACCCACAAGAGAGAAACACTGTTTTCTAGCAGTTTTGGGTAACGTTAATTTTTCGTGATTTGAAACGATATTGTCCTGTCCCTCATTCTATTAAGAGTTCTATTTTGCCACCCACAATACGAAAACAGTATTTATTTAGACAAATTTTGGGTGATTTGAAATGATATTTGACCTATTAATTTGCCAAAAAGCAGCGATCTTTCTCACCGAGTCTGGGCCTGCCAAATGCAAACTGAAGCCCAAATCTCACTACTATGGTAAAATCTATACCAATGCCAAGGCCAAGTCTCACAGCTATGGTAAAATCTATGCCAAGGTTTATATTTCGAGTCCGAACCTCACAACTTCAAACCGGCACAGTGAGTGTCCACGTGTAGACCATTCGGCCTTGTCAAGCATAAGTTTTTGTGAATACTAATCATGAAAGATAGGCAATTGAAAAAATGACTCTATATAACATCTAATAGATATATATGGATTGGGTATGGAAGCAATGCTATGCTTTTAATAAATGTAAATGGAAGGGGGCAGAGCAAGGTGAAAAGGAGTGTACCGCGAGAAATGGAGTGGGAACTGCGGGAGCTGATGCTGAGGCGGGTAACGAGCAATGCGGAAGAAACAGCAGCGTGTAAAGGAACCATTGTCTGTGCAAGTCTTCGCCTGTTGATGCCCGGGCTTCCATTTTCAAACAGGTTTCTTATTCTGCGAGGAGGTCTGGCTGTTTGTGATGCCGAAGAGGAATTTCTGAATGAATAAAACGCAGACCTCGCACCCCTCGAAAACGAAGATGCTCCATAACGGGCCGCCATTGAGGTCGCTCGAGGCAAGGCAAGGAAAGGTAAAGAAAACGATTGATACGAGAAACAATGTTGCAGACTGAGTTTTGAGCGAGCGACCTTCGCATGTAGGGTTTTTGTTCGGCTTTTAAGGGTTTAAGCATTTAGTTTTGAGCGAGCGACCTTCGCATGTAGGGTTTTTGTTCGGCTTTTAAGGGTTTAAGCATTTAGTTTTGTTGTAATGGTCAAATTTGGATATTCGTTTTTTTTCCATTTAGTTTTATGTTTATTTTGAgaaaatcatttaatcatttatacatattcttggacatatattttaatatatttattcacATTTTACATATTCTtggatatatattttaatatatttattcaaattatGTGATTGTAATACATTTCTTCTATCTATCTAATATATTTTGTTATTTGTCTCACTTTTTTTTCATGTTCTCACTCATTTAATAAGGCATGGGTAAATCTTATGGTCATGAATTTGAACCCTGAAATTttataattcaaattcaaattttgatcaACTCTTATCTATCTTTTATTCATGTAAGGTTTACTAAATATATTTG
This window harbors:
- the LOC131061620 gene encoding uncharacterized protein LOC131061620 isoform X2 — its product is MAARYGASSFSRGARSAFYSFRNSSSASQTARPPRRIRNLFENGSPGINRRRLAQTMVPLHAAVSSALLVTRLSISSRSSHSISRGSYKETLTHTVGLIKSRASGPFLLFLSDAAGVGSSSDLAGLKPIP
- the LOC131061620 gene encoding uncharacterized protein LOC131061620 isoform X1 yields the protein MAARYGASSFSRGARSAFYSFRNSSSASQTARPPRRIRNLFENGSPGINRRRLAQTMVPLHAAVSSALLVTRLSISSRSSHSISRGSYKETLTHTVGLIKSRSSTRASGPFLLFLSDAAGVGSSSDLAGLKPIP